One Aphidius gifuensis isolate YNYX2018 linkage group LG3, ASM1490517v1, whole genome shotgun sequence DNA window includes the following coding sequences:
- the LOC122852961 gene encoding uncharacterized protein LOC122852961 isoform X1, which produces MIMANNNDKSNETVILILGCERVVAKRDKLSKYSLYFSSLFSENFSDHRQNEYQINYNISPITLKNFVNWTEQAETNENKKQGVYPVEPCLKKFMNINDENPLELLELSVVYMCEKLINDLTSIIILHWLYSDKIIDIWILAQELNLEKLKDISFAACLERFEELPFSSLAQLPLERLIELVDNVNGNCSKTWLRFIANEGIRNYTSTPDHDPSHHIYRRLFQIVNTLTTCPMEKKNNPKHISCIAAYKITDVGKKIPCVYMWNDGFKELIDLTDIVNLMDDGKDVVGRQIIGRGFSIYVVGGEQGFGSGRFVKTIWRYCLLSKTWFSVSELPRARRHMVVQFIKNKLYVIGGVGQHRVKLSTVDVLDIYTGVWSKAAEIPEMFTDVPASCVAHGKIFYYKTNLYIYEPSKNCWNTLICNGVTLHSLLWQDDKSCSNNNFIHGVVIKDTRDLLISFPYKVDEENEFIFLYTPIVEKSRNLQLVSIQTIFNGTNLIEFSYDTIKKQVSIEIRSCDNSSDYPVTGYHKFTKNNLHEIGFQNRIGCFNIIDPTTLYKKSFFSDWERISV; this is translated from the exons ATGATAATGGCAAACAACAATGACAAATCAAATGaaacagtaattttaatacttgGCTGTGAACGTGTTGTAGCAAAAAGAGACAAGTTATCAAAATATAgtctatatttttcatcattattttctgaAAACTTTAGTGATCACCGGCAGAATGAGTATCaaatcaattataatatatcTCCAATTACTCTCAAG AATTTCGTCAACTGGACTGAACAAGCTgagacaaatgaaaataaaaaacaaggagTTTATCCAGTTGAgccatgtttaaaaaaattcatgaacataaatgatgaaaatccACTTGAATTATTAGAGCTGAGTGTTGTTTATATgtgtgaaaaattaataaatgaccTAACATCAATAATTATACTTCATTGGTTGTACtcagataaaattattgatatatggATATTAGCAcaagaattaaatttagaaaaacttAAGGATATTTCATTTGCTGCTTGTTTAGAAAGATTTGAAGAATTACCATTTTCATCACTGGCACAATTACCACTGGAACGACTTATTGAACTTGTTGATAATGTCAATGGTAATTGTTCAAAAACTTGGCTAAGATTTATTGCCAATGAAGGAATTAGAAATTATACATCAACACCAGATCATGATCCTTCTCATCATATTTATAGAAGACTATTTCAg ATTGTCAATACTTTAACAACTTGtccaatggaaaaaaaaaataatccaaagcATATTAGTTGCATTGCTGCATATAAAATCACTgatgttggaaaaaaaataccatgtgtATACATGTGGAATGATGGTTTCAAAGAACTCATCGATTTGACTGATATTGTAAATCTCATGGATGACGGGAAGGATGTTGTTGGAAGGCAAATTATTGGAAgag gctTTAGTATTTATGTTGTTGGTGGCGAACAAGGTTTTGGATCTGGTAGATTTGTTAAAACAATTTGgcgttattgtttattatctaAAACTTGGTTTTCAGTTTCtga attacCTCGAGCTAGACGACACATGGttgtacaatttataaaaaataaactgtacGTTATTGGAGGTGTTGGCCAACACAGAGTAAAACTTTCGACTGTTGATGTCCTGGATATTTATACTg gTGTTTGGTCAAAAGCTGCTGAAATACCTGAAATGTTTACGGATGTACCTGCTTCTTGTGTAGCtcatggaaaaattttttactacaaaacaaatttatatatttatgaaccatcaaaaaattgttggaaTACATTAATTTGTAATGGTGTGACGCTGCATTCATTACTTTGGCAGGATGATAAATCTtgttctaataataatttcattcatGGTGTTG taatcAAAGATACAAGAGATTTGTTAATAAGTTTTCCATACAAGGTAGATgaagaaaatgaatttatatttttatacactccaattgttgaaaaatcacgTAATCTTCAATTGGTAAGTATTCAAACGATATTCAATGGTACTAATCtcattgaattttcatatgatacaattaaaaaacaagtttcAATCGAAATAAGATCATGTGATAATTCATCTGATTATCCAGTAACTGGATAtcataaatttactaaaaacaatttacatgAAATTGGTTTTCAAAATCGTATTggatgttttaatattattgatccaactactttgtataaaaaaagttttttttccgattgGGAAAGAATAAGTgtttaa
- the LOC122852961 gene encoding uncharacterized protein LOC122852961 isoform X2 produces the protein MIMANNNDKSNETVILILGCERVVAKRDKLSKYSLYFSSLFSENFSDHRQNEYQINYNISPITLKNFVNWTEQAETNENKKQGVYPVEPCLKKFMNINDENPLELLELSVVYMCEKLINDLTSIIILHWLYSDKIIDIWILAQELNLEKLKDISFAACLERFEELPFSSLAQLPLERLIELVDNVNGNCSKTWLRFIANEGIRNYTSTPDHDPSHHIYRRLFQIVNTLTTCPMEKKNNPKHISCIAAYKITDVGKKIPCVYMWNDGFKELIDLTDIVNLMDDGKDVVGRQIIGRGFSIYVVGGEQGFGSGRFVKTIWRYCLLSKTWFSVSELPRARRHMVVQFIKNKLYVIGGVGQHRVKLSTVDVLDIYTAAEIPEMFTDVPASCVAHGKIFYYKTNLYIYEPSKNCWNTLICNGVTLHSLLWQDDKSCSNNNFIHGVVIKDTRDLLISFPYKVDEENEFIFLYTPIVEKSRNLQLVSIQTIFNGTNLIEFSYDTIKKQVSIEIRSCDNSSDYPVTGYHKFTKNNLHEIGFQNRIGCFNIIDPTTLYKKSFFSDWERISV, from the exons ATGATAATGGCAAACAACAATGACAAATCAAATGaaacagtaattttaatacttgGCTGTGAACGTGTTGTAGCAAAAAGAGACAAGTTATCAAAATATAgtctatatttttcatcattattttctgaAAACTTTAGTGATCACCGGCAGAATGAGTATCaaatcaattataatatatcTCCAATTACTCTCAAG AATTTCGTCAACTGGACTGAACAAGCTgagacaaatgaaaataaaaaacaaggagTTTATCCAGTTGAgccatgtttaaaaaaattcatgaacataaatgatgaaaatccACTTGAATTATTAGAGCTGAGTGTTGTTTATATgtgtgaaaaattaataaatgaccTAACATCAATAATTATACTTCATTGGTTGTACtcagataaaattattgatatatggATATTAGCAcaagaattaaatttagaaaaacttAAGGATATTTCATTTGCTGCTTGTTTAGAAAGATTTGAAGAATTACCATTTTCATCACTGGCACAATTACCACTGGAACGACTTATTGAACTTGTTGATAATGTCAATGGTAATTGTTCAAAAACTTGGCTAAGATTTATTGCCAATGAAGGAATTAGAAATTATACATCAACACCAGATCATGATCCTTCTCATCATATTTATAGAAGACTATTTCAg ATTGTCAATACTTTAACAACTTGtccaatggaaaaaaaaaataatccaaagcATATTAGTTGCATTGCTGCATATAAAATCACTgatgttggaaaaaaaataccatgtgtATACATGTGGAATGATGGTTTCAAAGAACTCATCGATTTGACTGATATTGTAAATCTCATGGATGACGGGAAGGATGTTGTTGGAAGGCAAATTATTGGAAgag gctTTAGTATTTATGTTGTTGGTGGCGAACAAGGTTTTGGATCTGGTAGATTTGTTAAAACAATTTGgcgttattgtttattatctaAAACTTGGTTTTCAGTTTCtga attacCTCGAGCTAGACGACACATGGttgtacaatttataaaaaataaactgtacGTTATTGGAGGTGTTGGCCAACACAGAGTAAAACTTTCGACTGTTGATGTCCTGGATATTTATACTg CTGCTGAAATACCTGAAATGTTTACGGATGTACCTGCTTCTTGTGTAGCtcatggaaaaattttttactacaaaacaaatttatatatttatgaaccatcaaaaaattgttggaaTACATTAATTTGTAATGGTGTGACGCTGCATTCATTACTTTGGCAGGATGATAAATCTtgttctaataataatttcattcatGGTGTTG taatcAAAGATACAAGAGATTTGTTAATAAGTTTTCCATACAAGGTAGATgaagaaaatgaatttatatttttatacactccaattgttgaaaaatcacgTAATCTTCAATTGGTAAGTATTCAAACGATATTCAATGGTACTAATCtcattgaattttcatatgatacaattaaaaaacaagtttcAATCGAAATAAGATCATGTGATAATTCATCTGATTATCCAGTAACTGGATAtcataaatttactaaaaacaatttacatgAAATTGGTTTTCAAAATCGTATTggatgttttaatattattgatccaactactttgtataaaaaaagttttttttccgattgGGAAAGAATAAGTgtttaa